A genomic window from Phalacrocorax aristotelis unplaced genomic scaffold, bGulAri2.1 scaffold_177, whole genome shotgun sequence includes:
- the LOC142050977 gene encoding forkhead box protein J1-like, with the protein MAEGWLRCLQAGKDGGPEGSVGDSDDLDDSLTSLMWLQDFSISACMGKSSCCPSDPDPQDCHSIPSSAAPCSPPAADPARMGMPHTPCKPISSSTLRTAHHPTAAHPQLVQDIDYKTNPHIKPPYSYATLICMAMEASQKPKITLSAIYKWITDNFCYFRHADPNWQNSIRHNLSLNKGFIKVPREKGERGKGGFWKLDPQYAGQLKSGAFKKRRMPPVQIHPAVTDRAQQEAQSVASPATSACASSNSLNVSVELQQLLKEFEEVTGDQNWNPADGKAGHKRKQPLPEQTAKAPRLSNPALLTQEEQTELASLKGSLDWEAILNTTLNGDFSTFGDLELTPPISPITRDLDLMLHGHHIASPQGQEHVLTESNHDNLDLDETFMATAFLQHPWHQGANDYLSNSGNVEEVFELSDGSLPADVSDWSSLVSLL; encoded by the exons ATGGCTGAGGGGTGGCtgcgctgcctgcaggcaggaaaggaCGGAGGGCCGGAGGGCAGCGTGGGGGACTCAGACGACCTGGACGACAGCCTGACCAGCCTCATGTGGCTGCAGGACTTCTCGATCAGCGCCTGCATGGGCAagtcctcctgctgccccagtgACCCGGACCCCCAGGACTGTCACAGCATCCCCAGCTCTGCCGCGCCGTGCTCGCCCCCGGCCGCCGACCCGGCACGCATGGGCATGCCCCACACTCCCTGCAAGcccatctcctcctccaccttGAGGACGGCGCACCACCCCACGGCCGCGCACCCTCAGCTCGTGCAGGACATTGACTACAAGACCAACCCACACATCAAGCCACCCTACTCCTACGCCACCCTCATCTGCATGGCGATGGAAGCCAGCCAGAAGCCCAAAATCACCCTCTCCGCCATCTACAAGTGGATTACTGACAACTTCTGCTACTTCCGACACGCCGATCCCAACTGGCAG AACTCCATCCGACACAACCTCTCCTTGAACAAGGGCTTCATCAAGGTGCCCCGGGAGAAGGGCGAGCGAGGGAAAGGTGGGTTTTGGAAGCTTGACCCCCAATACGCCGGCCAGCTCAAGAGTGGTGCCTTCAAAAAGCGGAGGATGCCCCCGGTGCAGATCCACCCAGCTGTCACCGACAGAGCCCAGCAAGAAGCACAGAGCGTCGCCAGCCCGGCCACTTCAGCTTGCGCCTCCAGTAACAGCCTCAACGTCAGCGTGGAgctacagcagctgctgaaagagtTTGAAGAAGTCACCGGTGACCAGAACTGGAACCCAGCGGATGGCAAAGCAGGGCACAAGCGCAAGCAGCCCTTGCCCGAGCAAACGGCCAAGGCACCTCGGCTTTCCAACCCTGCCTTGCTGACCCAGGAAGAGCAGACTGAGCTGGCATCACTGAAAGGCAGCCTTGACTGGGAAGCCATCCTCAACACCACCCTGAATGGAGACTTCTCCACTTTTGGGGACCTGGAGCTCACGCCTCCCATCAGCCCCATAACACGCGACCTGGACTTGATGCTACACGGGCACCACATCGcctctccccaggggcaggagcacGTCCTCACCGAATCCAACCACGACAACCTGGACTTGGATGAAACCTTCATGGCCACGGCCTTCCTGCAGCACCCCTGGCACCAAGGGGCAAACGATTACCTCTCCAACTCCGGCAACGTGGAGGAGGTGTTTGAACTCAGCGACGGCTCTTTGCCAGCAGATGTGAGCGACTGGAGCAGTCTGGTGTCCCTCTTATAA